Proteins encoded within one genomic window of Lysinibacillus louembei:
- a CDS encoding DUF3397 domain-containing protein, protein MKFLSFLIAIIIICPLIALFITYFICRKMRLNSTKAFGFAADVATFLLFFSVPMAVASIWKVSIVIPLIIMAIFIAITFTYIDWRTKKEIAVPQLLKKIWRVYFILLSVSYFFIFIAGLTLNVLEYVAM, encoded by the coding sequence GTGAAGTTTTTATCTTTTTTAATAGCGATTATTATTATTTGTCCCTTAATAGCACTTTTTATCACTTATTTTATATGCCGTAAAATGCGCTTAAACAGCACAAAAGCATTTGGTTTTGCGGCAGATGTAGCAACATTTTTACTCTTTTTCTCAGTGCCAATGGCTGTTGCAAGCATTTGGAAGGTTTCCATTGTTATTCCGCTTATTATAATGGCTATTTTTATTGCCATTACCTTTACATATATTGATTGGCGAACAAAAAAAGAAATTGCGGTACCACAACTGTTAAAAAAAATATGGCGTGTTTATTTTATATTATTGAGCGTAAGTTATTTTTTCATTTTCATTGCAGGGCTCACACTAAACGTACTGGAGTATGTCGCGATGTAA
- a CDS encoding YceD family protein — translation MKWSIHQLSKYRQNGLPLDAEIQLDEVKERNTDIRAISPAHVKGLCTFGASQMTCQFTLSATLTLPCARTWEDVEFPIEVDTVEVFSWIDEDKRGDLDGDIHYIEGEVIDMKPVLEELVLLEVPMQVFKENTEGQVHGGKNWSYATDEDVALSRKDDEPKVDPRLADLAKYFDQTDE, via the coding sequence ATGAAATGGTCAATTCATCAACTGTCGAAATATCGTCAAAACGGGCTTCCACTTGATGCAGAAATACAATTGGATGAAGTGAAAGAACGCAATACAGATATTCGTGCAATCTCACCCGCACATGTAAAAGGGCTATGCACATTTGGTGCATCGCAAATGACTTGTCAATTTACATTAAGTGCGACATTAACGCTTCCTTGTGCAAGAACATGGGAAGATGTGGAATTTCCGATTGAAGTCGATACAGTTGAAGTATTTAGCTGGATTGATGAGGATAAGCGTGGCGATTTAGATGGAGATATACATTATATCGAAGGCGAAGTAATCGACATGAAGCCGGTTTTAGAGGAGCTAGTGCTTCTTGAAGTGCCAATGCAAGTATTTAAAGAAAATACCGAAGGACAAGTGCATGGTGGAAAAAACTGGTCTTATGCTACGGATGAAGATGTGGCTCTTAGTCGTAAAGATGACGAACCAAAAGTGGATCCAAGACTGGCTGATTTAGCTAAGTATTTTGATCAAACAGATGAATAA
- a CDS encoding acyl-CoA carboxylase subunit beta yields the protein MTKQYNEQLQQKIDAIYAGGAQKYHDKLAETNKLFVRDRLALLFDDGQYEEDGRFANCEAGDLPADGVVCAIGKINGETVCVMANDSTIKAGSWGSRTVEKIIRIQETAEKLQVPMLYLVDSAGARITDQLEMFPGRRGAGKIFHNQVRMSGVVPQICILFGPSAAGGAYIPAFCDIVIMVEGNASMYLGSPRMAEKVIGEKVTLEEMGGARMHCSVSGCGDVLATSEQEAIEQARQYISYFPSNFGEMPPVQEALQPIAGRTLEEIIPENQNAPFDMYEAINQLIDENSFFEIKRLFAPELITGLARINGQVVGIVANQPKVKGGVLFVDSADKAAKFITLCDAFSIPLLFLADVPGFMIGTKVERAGIIRHGAKLISAMSSATVPKISVIVRKAYGAGLYAMCGPAFEPDVCIALPTAQIAVMGPEAAVNAVYSNKIEAIEDPKERMQFVKEKIEEYKQEIDLYKLASELVIDEIIAPGHLRETLVKRLHYYGSKQILPPFRKHPVYPV from the coding sequence ATGACAAAACAATATAATGAGCAGCTACAGCAAAAAATCGATGCTATTTATGCAGGTGGCGCACAAAAATATCATGATAAGCTAGCTGAAACAAATAAACTATTTGTACGTGACCGTTTAGCCTTGCTATTTGATGATGGACAATATGAAGAGGATGGCCGCTTTGCCAATTGTGAAGCAGGTGATTTACCTGCGGATGGCGTGGTCTGTGCTATCGGAAAAATAAACGGTGAAACAGTTTGTGTGATGGCAAATGATTCAACAATTAAGGCGGGCTCATGGGGTTCACGTACAGTTGAAAAAATCATTCGCATTCAGGAAACAGCTGAAAAATTACAAGTACCGATGCTCTATTTAGTTGATTCCGCAGGTGCACGTATTACCGACCAGCTCGAAATGTTCCCAGGACGACGTGGTGCAGGTAAAATATTCCATAATCAAGTGAGAATGAGCGGAGTTGTGCCGCAAATTTGTATTTTATTCGGCCCTTCAGCCGCTGGTGGTGCCTATATTCCGGCATTTTGCGATATCGTTATTATGGTGGAAGGCAATGCCTCAATGTATTTAGGCTCACCACGTATGGCGGAAAAGGTAATTGGTGAGAAAGTAACATTGGAGGAAATGGGCGGAGCACGCATGCATTGCTCAGTAAGTGGCTGTGGTGATGTACTTGCTACATCTGAGCAAGAGGCAATTGAGCAGGCGAGGCAATATATTAGCTATTTTCCTAGCAATTTTGGAGAAATGCCACCTGTGCAAGAGGCACTTCAACCTATTGCGGGGCGAACGTTGGAGGAAATTATTCCAGAAAATCAAAATGCACCGTTCGATATGTACGAGGCAATTAATCAATTAATTGATGAAAATAGCTTCTTTGAAATTAAAAGGCTATTTGCACCAGAGCTTATTACAGGCTTAGCGAGAATCAATGGGCAAGTAGTTGGTATCGTTGCAAATCAGCCAAAAGTCAAAGGTGGCGTACTTTTCGTTGATTCAGCTGACAAAGCGGCAAAATTTATTACGCTATGTGATGCCTTTTCAATTCCGTTGCTATTCCTAGCCGATGTACCAGGCTTTATGATTGGCACGAAGGTGGAGCGAGCAGGAATTATCCGACATGGTGCTAAGCTGATTTCAGCAATGAGCTCTGCAACAGTGCCAAAAATCTCTGTTATTGTGCGCAAAGCATATGGTGCAGGCTTATATGCAATGTGTGGCCCAGCCTTTGAGCCAGATGTATGCATCGCCCTTCCAACAGCGCAAATTGCTGTAATGGGACCAGAGGCAGCTGTAAATGCGGTATATTCAAATAAAATTGAAGCGATTGAGGACCCGAAAGAACGCATGCAATTTGTGAAAGAAAAAATCGAGGAATATAAACAAGAAATCGATTTATATAAGCTTGCCTCAGAGCTAGTAATCGATGAAATCATTGCACCAGGCCATTTGCGTGAAACATTAGTGAAGCGCTTACATTATTATGGTTCAAAGCAAATATTACCACCTTTCCGTAAACACCCTGTTTACCCAGTTTAA
- a CDS encoding transcriptional regulator has product MEAKRRKDQWTVADDEKLAEIVIQFVQNGKTQLEAFEEAAAVLNRTKQACGFRWNKTLRAQYGQMLGTVKKRPKQLMRSHLKLALTSFEELTEAYGQLELKYHELQTEHERLLKWLKQGAQFIQNKNKD; this is encoded by the coding sequence ATGGAAGCAAAAAGAAGAAAAGATCAATGGACAGTTGCTGATGATGAAAAATTAGCGGAAATTGTTATTCAATTTGTGCAAAATGGAAAAACACAGCTTGAAGCGTTTGAAGAGGCAGCCGCTGTATTAAACCGTACGAAGCAAGCATGTGGCTTTCGTTGGAATAAAACATTAAGAGCGCAATATGGGCAAATGCTCGGCACCGTTAAGAAAAGACCAAAGCAGCTGATGCGTAGTCATTTGAAGCTTGCTTTAACGAGCTTTGAGGAATTAACAGAGGCGTATGGGCAGCTAGAATTGAAATATCATGAGCTTCAAACAGAGCATGAACGTTTGCTTAAATGGTTGAAGCAAGGAGCGCAATTTATACAAAATAAAAATAAGGACTAG
- a CDS encoding enoyl-CoA hydratase/isomerase family protein produces MAYLLEHKEGIVTFTIHREDKRNAVNDEVMNGLQEAITYVEQNDNVRFFVITGTGERSFCSGGDLSVFHALQTEDEAFGMLSKMAKILYKLATLPVPTIALINGTAVGGGCEIATACDFRLIANHAKAGFIQGTLAITSGWGGGTYLFERGLRHDQALKMLVDAKAYDAQTLYDIGWAMHVFYGTKQEALLDFIDDMRKIHPSVHQAYKEIELRKWRERNMYERVMEEVRTCAKLWESDAHHQAVNVFLTKPKK; encoded by the coding sequence ATGGCTTATTTATTAGAACATAAAGAGGGAATCGTTACATTTACTATCCATCGTGAGGATAAACGCAATGCAGTTAATGATGAAGTAATGAATGGCCTGCAAGAGGCAATTACATATGTGGAACAAAACGATAATGTTCGCTTTTTTGTTATTACGGGTACAGGTGAAAGGTCTTTTTGCTCTGGTGGGGATTTATCTGTTTTTCACGCATTGCAAACAGAGGACGAAGCATTTGGTATGCTGAGTAAAATGGCGAAAATTTTATATAAGCTTGCGACATTACCAGTGCCAACAATTGCGTTGATTAATGGAACAGCGGTCGGTGGAGGCTGTGAAATTGCGACAGCCTGTGATTTCCGTTTAATAGCAAATCATGCGAAGGCAGGCTTTATTCAAGGGACTTTGGCGATTACGAGTGGCTGGGGTGGCGGTACGTATTTATTTGAAAGAGGCTTACGTCATGACCAGGCATTAAAAATGCTTGTTGATGCAAAGGCCTATGATGCGCAAACATTATACGATATCGGATGGGCTATGCATGTTTTTTATGGAACGAAGCAAGAGGCACTACTAGATTTTATTGACGATATGCGTAAAATCCATCCATCTGTCCATCAAGCATATAAAGAGATTGAGCTGCGCAAATGGCGTGAGCGCAATATGTATGAGCGCGTGATGGAGGAAGTGCGGACATGTGCAAAGCTATGGGAGAGTGATGCACATCACCAAGCTGTTAACGTTTTTTTAACAAAACCAAAGAAATGA
- a CDS encoding penicillin-binding protein — protein sequence MLLFWRIVHLQTASEVNGYSLQAEAAAKYAREVHLAANRGRILDRNDNVIAEDTLAYKLVAVVNEDASKNSKEPVHVVDPAETAKILAQYIEMDEQEIYQILTRKLSDGRTPYQVEFGAAGRKISYDTKLAIEEHGLSGIIFEKDTKRYYPNGPFASHLIGFAVEEKQEDNTIKTVGKMGLEYTYNEQLTGTPGSISYESDRKGYLLPNSEKMIQPAKDGADIYLTLDKTIQNFLDEAMTQVDKQYNPESMTAIVANPKTGEILAMSQRPTFDPADRVGLESNWLNETIENVIEPGSTMKTFTLAAAVDSGNWHPNAKFQSGEYVVYDRKIRDHNRVGWGKISYLEGIQRSSNTGMAHMLSIMGADTFYDYLDRFGFGQKTGIDLPGEVTGTLLSKYPVNKVTTAFGQGSTVTPMQLIQGMTAIANDGKMMQPYVIDKIVDPSTGKVILDDEPIVKGQPVSANTAKQVREILASTVTSDKGTAQRFALEGYEVAGKTGTAQIANEHGGGYYEGKNHYLYSFLGMAPVEDPQLIMYIAVKKPKLGETEVGSEPTAAVFKMVMENSLKYFNINPEESAEVELTKLADYEKKSAETVQVDLINQGLTPVIVGEGGPIVEQYPAKDTEVAKGSIVFLKTEGTITLPSFIGWSLRNVLIYKALSGLPIEIVGEGYVDSQSVSENTAIQDTAPIVVKLKTPEESFAPQVENTDEDGEQLPQD from the coding sequence TTGTTATTATTTTGGCGGATAGTCCATTTACAAACGGCTAGTGAAGTAAATGGCTATTCATTACAGGCGGAGGCTGCTGCTAAATATGCACGAGAGGTGCATCTTGCAGCAAATCGAGGGCGTATTTTAGATCGTAATGACAATGTTATTGCTGAAGACACTTTAGCATATAAGCTTGTCGCAGTTGTTAATGAAGATGCATCTAAAAATTCAAAAGAGCCTGTTCATGTTGTCGATCCAGCAGAAACAGCAAAAATATTAGCGCAATACATTGAAATGGATGAACAAGAGATTTATCAAATTTTAACGAGAAAGCTATCAGATGGTAGAACGCCATATCAGGTTGAATTTGGTGCGGCAGGACGGAAGATTAGCTATGATACAAAATTAGCAATTGAAGAGCATGGATTGTCAGGTATTATTTTTGAAAAGGATACGAAGCGCTATTATCCAAATGGACCGTTCGCTTCGCATTTAATTGGCTTTGCAGTCGAGGAAAAGCAGGAGGATAATACAATAAAAACTGTTGGGAAAATGGGGCTAGAGTACACGTATAATGAACAATTAACAGGTACACCTGGCTCAATATCCTATGAGAGCGATCGCAAAGGCTACTTATTGCCAAATAGTGAAAAAATGATTCAGCCCGCAAAAGACGGTGCGGACATTTACTTAACATTAGATAAAACAATTCAAAACTTTTTAGATGAGGCAATGACGCAAGTGGACAAGCAATATAATCCTGAATCGATGACAGCGATTGTTGCGAATCCTAAAACAGGTGAAATTTTAGCGATGTCACAGCGTCCAACATTTGATCCTGCAGACCGTGTAGGCTTAGAAAGTAACTGGCTCAATGAAACGATTGAAAATGTTATCGAGCCAGGCTCGACAATGAAAACTTTCACATTAGCAGCAGCGGTTGACTCAGGTAACTGGCATCCGAATGCGAAATTTCAGTCAGGGGAATATGTAGTTTATGATCGCAAAATTCGTGACCACAACCGAGTAGGCTGGGGGAAAATTAGCTATTTAGAAGGAATCCAACGCTCCTCCAATACAGGGATGGCACATATGCTATCCATTATGGGGGCAGATACTTTTTATGACTATTTAGATCGTTTTGGCTTTGGACAGAAAACAGGTATTGACTTGCCTGGCGAAGTAACAGGTACATTGCTATCTAAATATCCAGTTAATAAAGTAACGACAGCATTTGGTCAAGGGTCTACTGTAACACCAATGCAGCTTATTCAAGGGATGACGGCCATTGCGAATGATGGCAAAATGATGCAGCCATATGTCATTGATAAAATTGTTGATCCAAGCACAGGAAAAGTGATTTTAGATGATGAGCCAATTGTCAAAGGTCAGCCTGTTTCAGCAAACACAGCAAAGCAAGTGCGGGAAATTTTGGCATCCACTGTAACGAGTGATAAAGGAACAGCACAACGCTTTGCACTAGAAGGCTATGAGGTTGCCGGAAAAACAGGAACTGCACAAATTGCTAACGAGCATGGCGGAGGCTATTATGAAGGGAAAAATCACTATTTGTATTCCTTTTTAGGGATGGCGCCAGTAGAGGACCCACAGCTTATTATGTATATTGCTGTGAAAAAACCAAAGCTTGGTGAAACAGAAGTTGGCTCTGAACCAACAGCAGCTGTATTTAAAATGGTAATGGAAAATAGCTTGAAATATTTTAATATTAACCCTGAGGAAAGTGCTGAGGTAGAGCTAACAAAATTAGCGGATTATGAAAAAAAATCCGCTGAAACTGTACAAGTAGACCTTATTAACCAAGGCTTAACGCCAGTCATTGTTGGTGAGGGTGGACCAATTGTGGAGCAATACCCTGCAAAAGATACTGAGGTAGCTAAAGGAAGCATCGTCTTTTTAAAGACGGAGGGAACGATTACGTTGCCATCATTTATCGGTTGGTCGTTGCGCAATGTATTAATATATAAAGCGTTATCTGGCTTGCCAATTGAAATTGTTGGTGAGGGCTATGTAGATAGTCAAAGCGTCTCAGAAAATACCGCTATTCAAGATACAGCACCAATCGTTGTAAAGTTAAAAACACCTGAAGAAAGCTTTGCACCGCAAGTGGAAAACACTGACGAAGACGGCGAGCAATTACCACAAGACTAA
- the rpmF gene encoding 50S ribosomal protein L32 — MAVPFRRTSKTAKRKRRTHFKLSVPGMVACPNCGEHKLAHRVCKACGHYKGKEVVAK, encoded by the coding sequence ATGGCTGTACCATTTAGAAGAACTTCTAAAACTGCAAAAAGAAAGCGTCGTACGCATTTCAAATTATCTGTACCTGGTATGGTAGCTTGCCCAAACTGTGGTGAACATAAATTAGCTCACCGTGTTTGTAAAGCTTGCGGACACTATAAAGGTAAAGAAGTAGTAGCGAAATAA
- the mraZ gene encoding division/cell wall cluster transcriptional repressor MraZ, with amino-acid sequence MFMGEYVHSVDVKGRLIVPSKFRESLGETFVITRGLDNCIFGYPMDEWRKLEEKLKNLPMTKKDARAFARFFFSGATEVELDKQGRINIPATLIQYANLEKECVVLGVSSRIEIWAKEAWDTYYDESEASFNEIAENMIGFDF; translated from the coding sequence ATGTTCATGGGGGAATACGTACATTCCGTCGATGTAAAAGGACGTCTCATAGTGCCTTCGAAATTTCGAGAATCACTAGGTGAAACGTTTGTTATTACACGCGGATTGGACAACTGTATTTTTGGATACCCTATGGATGAATGGCGAAAGCTTGAAGAAAAATTAAAGAACCTACCGATGACGAAAAAGGATGCTCGTGCATTTGCGCGTTTCTTCTTTTCAGGTGCAACGGAGGTTGAATTGGATAAGCAAGGTCGCATCAATATTCCAGCTACATTAATCCAATATGCAAATCTTGAAAAAGAATGTGTTGTATTAGGTGTATCAAGTAGGATAGAAATTTGGGCGAAGGAAGCTTGGGACACATATTATGATGAATCTGAAGCATCATTTAACGAAATAGCAGAAAATATGATAGGCTTTGATTTTTAA
- the bshC gene encoding bacillithiol biosynthesis cysteine-adding enzyme BshC, translated as MKLEQNVLPVQNEILAQYWNEQSTIHDFFDYAFNEDAFQARAQYLATKTYDTAQLSKIIQLYMTPFGLSEASKHHLDELAAGAFVVVGGQQAGLLTGPLYSVHKAISVILLAKEQREKLGKPVVPLFWIAGEDHDIEEINHTYTAVDATLKKRAYKERSKRKTMASTTAINKEEMEQFVRTVFADFGETAHTKDLLHNVLMHLQTSTTFTDFFTALMNELFAKHGLLMLDAAFSAFRQYEAKFFVRLIERNEEIAQGVVLQEEAFNQAGYGKPIEATASNANLFFVQEGERFLLERKDGYFTNTLGHIKLTKEQLLEVAQQTPEKLSNNVVTRPLMQEMTIPVLAFVGGPGELAYWATLKPAFSLLELQMPIFAPRLNITLVSRAVQPLLTQHNLTVLNVMEGKVEQLKNRFIEQVQDEQVKEKIAQMQQQLLAHYEELEHYLDGQQLNLHNIVEKNKQYHCMQFDYLASKIEQEILQKHDVKIKQFDLLLTELFPNNNLQERLFNPYQYLNLYGSTLIDSLIELNLVPSFRHNCIMI; from the coding sequence ATGAAGCTGGAACAAAACGTTTTACCAGTACAAAATGAAATATTGGCACAGTATTGGAATGAGCAATCTACGATACACGACTTTTTTGATTATGCATTCAATGAAGATGCCTTTCAAGCACGGGCACAATATTTAGCAACAAAAACATATGATACAGCGCAATTAAGCAAAATTATTCAGTTATATATGACACCATTTGGCTTATCAGAGGCAAGCAAGCATCATTTAGATGAGCTAGCGGCAGGTGCCTTTGTCGTTGTTGGGGGGCAACAAGCTGGTTTATTAACAGGACCTTTATATTCAGTGCATAAGGCGATTTCGGTTATTTTACTAGCAAAGGAACAACGTGAAAAGCTTGGTAAACCTGTTGTACCGTTATTTTGGATTGCTGGTGAGGATCACGATATTGAGGAAATTAACCACACGTATACAGCTGTAGATGCAACGTTAAAAAAGCGCGCTTATAAAGAGCGTTCAAAGCGTAAAACGATGGCATCGACAACAGCAATTAATAAAGAAGAGATGGAACAATTTGTACGTACCGTTTTTGCGGACTTTGGCGAAACTGCCCATACAAAAGATTTACTACATAATGTATTAATGCACTTGCAAACGAGCACAACATTTACAGACTTCTTCACAGCGTTGATGAATGAGCTATTTGCAAAGCACGGCTTGCTGATGTTAGATGCAGCATTTTCAGCATTCCGACAATATGAAGCTAAATTTTTTGTGAGATTAATAGAGCGCAATGAGGAAATTGCGCAAGGAGTTGTTTTACAGGAGGAGGCATTCAATCAGGCGGGCTATGGCAAACCTATTGAAGCAACAGCAAGCAATGCCAATCTATTTTTCGTACAAGAGGGAGAACGTTTTTTACTAGAGCGTAAGGATGGCTATTTTACAAATACACTAGGTCATATCAAACTGACAAAGGAGCAGCTACTGGAAGTGGCGCAACAAACGCCTGAAAAATTAAGCAATAATGTGGTGACACGCCCATTAATGCAAGAAATGACAATTCCTGTACTAGCTTTTGTAGGGGGGCCTGGGGAATTAGCCTATTGGGCAACACTAAAGCCAGCCTTTTCCTTATTGGAATTACAAATGCCGATCTTTGCTCCGAGATTAAATATTACATTAGTATCGCGCGCTGTACAGCCTTTGTTGACACAGCATAATTTAACGGTGCTTAATGTTATGGAAGGCAAGGTGGAGCAATTAAAAAATCGCTTTATTGAGCAAGTGCAAGACGAGCAGGTAAAAGAGAAAATTGCTCAAATGCAGCAGCAATTACTTGCACACTATGAGGAGCTTGAGCACTATTTAGATGGTCAGCAATTAAACCTGCATAATATTGTAGAAAAAAATAAGCAATATCATTGTATGCAATTTGATTATTTGGCTTCTAAGATTGAACAAGAAATATTGCAGAAGCATGATGTGAAAATAAAGCAATTTGATTTGTTGTTAACAGAGCTTTTCCCTAATAATAATTTGCAAGAACGCTTATTTAATCCGTATCAGTATTTAAACCTATATGGTTCGACTTTAATAGATAGTCTTATTGAACTAAATTTAGTCCCTTCGTTCCGACATAATTGTATAATGATTTGA
- a CDS encoding acetyl-CoA carboxylase biotin carboxyl carrier protein subunit, translating to MTQVKAPMAGTVFEVSVKEGDTVTVGQTLIILESMKMEIPCEAEVAGTVKKILVAEGDFIDEEAVLLELE from the coding sequence ATGACACAAGTAAAAGCACCAATGGCAGGTACAGTTTTCGAGGTAAGCGTAAAAGAAGGGGATACTGTAACGGTTGGACAAACATTAATCATCTTAGAATCAATGAAAATGGAGATTCCATGTGAAGCGGAAGTTGCTGGCACTGTAAAGAAAATACTTGTAGCAGAGGGCGACTTTATTGATGAAGAGGCGGTCCTTTTAGAGCTAGAATAG
- the rsmH gene encoding 16S rRNA (cytosine(1402)-N(4))-methyltransferase RsmH → MFNHTTVLLKETVDGLNINPDGVYVDCTLGGAGHSEYLVQQLSPNGRLICFDQDTIAINNAKVRLADYLDRVTFVHSNFRYLKDELYALNIQQVDGILYDLGVSSPQLDTPERGFSYHHDAPLDMRMDQTAELTAFHVVNEWSYEDLVRIFFRYGEEKFSKQIARKIEAARKTAPIETTGQLVELIKEGIPAAARRTGGHPAKRVFQAIRIAVNDELGVAEDSIVDAIDLLAIGGRVSVITFHSLEDRLCKTIFKEASSLPELPPGLPIIPDNMKPRLKLITKKPIVPTEEELEANNRSRSAKLRIAEKINQ, encoded by the coding sequence ATGTTCAATCATACAACTGTATTATTGAAGGAGACGGTTGATGGATTGAACATCAATCCAGATGGGGTATATGTAGACTGCACATTAGGTGGCGCTGGTCATAGCGAATACCTCGTACAGCAGCTGTCTCCGAATGGAAGGCTTATATGTTTTGACCAAGATACGATAGCAATTAATAATGCAAAGGTGCGATTAGCCGATTATTTAGATCGTGTGACGTTTGTCCATTCAAATTTTAGATATTTAAAGGACGAGCTATATGCACTAAATATTCAACAAGTGGATGGAATTTTATATGATCTAGGCGTATCTTCCCCACAATTGGATACACCAGAGAGAGGCTTTAGCTATCATCATGATGCCCCGCTTGATATGCGCATGGATCAAACTGCTGAATTAACAGCATTCCATGTAGTGAATGAATGGTCATACGAGGATTTAGTGAGGATTTTCTTCCGCTATGGTGAAGAAAAGTTTTCAAAGCAAATTGCCCGCAAAATTGAAGCGGCACGTAAAACTGCCCCAATTGAAACGACAGGGCAATTAGTAGAATTAATTAAAGAAGGAATTCCTGCGGCTGCTCGTCGTACAGGAGGACATCCTGCAAAGCGCGTATTTCAAGCGATTCGCATTGCTGTCAATGATGAGCTTGGAGTAGCTGAGGACTCTATCGTGGATGCGATAGACCTATTGGCGATTGGTGGACGAGTTAGCGTTATTACATTCCACTCATTAGAGGATCGTCTTTGCAAAACGATATTTAAAGAGGCTTCTTCATTACCGGAATTGCCGCCAGGTTTACCGATTATTCCAGATAATATGAAGCCAAGGCTAAAATTAATTACGAAAAAGCCAATTGTTCCGACAGAAGAGGAGCTAGAGGCTAATAACCGTTCACGTTCAGCGAAGCTTCGTATCGCTGAAAAAATTAATCAATAA
- the ftsL gene encoding cell division protein FtsL, whose product MAVRVRQQPYIQQPAVSPQPPQQPSKKPNYKKSKAFISKREKFLYMLFLVVVAIMAVAILHTQSKIQTTSMEIQQIEKEISEIANQNVGLKVQVSELSAYERILKRAQELGLTLNEKNVKVVPGE is encoded by the coding sequence ATGGCAGTACGTGTAAGACAACAACCGTATATCCAACAACCTGCAGTATCACCACAACCACCACAGCAGCCTAGCAAGAAACCGAACTATAAAAAGAGCAAAGCATTTATTTCTAAACGAGAAAAGTTTTTATACATGTTATTTTTAGTAGTAGTAGCAATTATGGCAGTTGCAATCCTACATACACAAAGTAAAATTCAAACAACAAGTATGGAAATACAGCAAATCGAAAAAGAAATATCTGAAATTGCGAATCAAAATGTAGGTTTGAAAGTGCAGGTTAGTGAGTTGTCGGCTTATGAACGAATTTTGAAAAGAGCACAAGAACTCGGTTTAACTCTTAACGAGAAAAATGTAAAGGTAGTGCCGGGAGAATGA
- a CDS encoding 2-dehydropantoate 2-reductase: MERIYVIGAGAVGLLMASFLSEAHYPVTIVTRREEQAIEICKDGITRFNVNGQPQKFDVAAITEQQLQVEGGAIVIVATKYNALQTLFPTLKKLENVSLLFMQNGLLHYEQALTLKQTNIMFGSAQFGAEKINETTVYQRGLGVLKLAIGRGNEAIIKAFEAASNERFFIEQQPDAEQMLLEKALLNCFVNPLTALLQVRNGQLIQNTHAYHLLQQLYQELMQAFPEMQQKFPFQAVYQLCERTAENISSMLADRQAGRKTEIDTIVGAVIQRAKKIGADVPTLSVLYYLLLAIEESGEKM; encoded by the coding sequence ATGGAGCGTATTTATGTAATTGGCGCTGGTGCTGTTGGTTTGTTAATGGCAAGCTTTTTAAGCGAGGCACATTATCCAGTAACAATTGTGACGCGACGTGAGGAGCAGGCGATAGAAATTTGTAAGGATGGTATTACGCGTTTTAATGTCAATGGGCAACCACAAAAATTTGATGTTGCGGCAATTACCGAGCAGCAATTGCAGGTTGAGGGTGGAGCCATTGTGATTGTGGCAACGAAGTATAATGCATTGCAAACACTATTTCCTACATTAAAAAAATTAGAAAATGTTTCGCTGTTGTTTATGCAAAACGGCTTGCTTCATTATGAGCAAGCGTTAACATTAAAGCAAACTAATATTATGTTCGGTTCAGCGCAGTTTGGTGCAGAGAAAATAAATGAAACGACTGTTTATCAACGAGGGTTAGGTGTATTAAAATTAGCTATAGGTCGAGGGAATGAAGCCATTATTAAAGCTTTTGAAGCGGCTAGTAACGAAAGGTTTTTCATAGAGCAGCAGCCAGATGCGGAGCAAATGCTGTTGGAAAAAGCTTTGCTCAATTGCTTCGTCAACCCGCTTACAGCTCTTTTGCAGGTAAGGAATGGGCAATTGATTCAAAATACACATGCGTATCATTTATTACAGCAGCTGTATCAAGAATTAATGCAGGCATTTCCTGAAATGCAGCAAAAATTTCCGTTTCAAGCTGTTTATCAATTATGTGAACGGACAGCTGAAAATATTTCTTCAATGCTTGCAGATAGACAAGCTGGACGAAAAACTGAAATTGATACGATTGTCGGAGCAGTTATTCAAAGAGCGAAAAAAATAGGAGCAGATGTACCAACACTAAGCGTGTTATACTATCTACTGTTAGCAATAGAGGAGAGCGGTGAAAAAATGTGA